One Longimicrobium sp. DNA window includes the following coding sequences:
- a CDS encoding GIY-YIG nuclease family protein encodes MPKLISNSGIYLFSEGPQHLYVGRSRNIRKRLARHCLPSATHRMAAFAFRLAREETGRLKATYKTEGSRRKLMEDPVFRAAFESAKARIREMDVRFVAEEDPLRQTVLEVYTAVALRTPYNDFDTH; translated from the coding sequence TTGCCCAAGCTGATCTCTAATTCTGGGATTTACTTGTTTTCCGAAGGTCCGCAGCACCTGTATGTTGGCCGCAGTCGAAACATCCGCAAGCGCCTCGCTCGCCACTGTCTGCCTAGTGCCACACACCGTATGGCGGCGTTCGCCTTTCGGCTTGCGCGCGAAGAGACTGGTCGGTTGAAAGCCACGTACAAGACCGAAGGCTCGCGACGCAAACTGATGGAAGATCCAGTTTTCCGAGCAGCATTCGAATCTGCGAAGGCTAGGATTCGCGAGATGGATGTGCGGTTTGTCGCCGAGGAAGATCCGCTTCGCCAAACCGTTCTCGAAGTCTACACAGCCGTAGCTCTCCGGACACCGTACAACGATTTCGATACGCATTGA